A single genomic interval of Malania oleifera isolate guangnan ecotype guangnan chromosome 13, ASM2987363v1, whole genome shotgun sequence harbors:
- the LOC131145468 gene encoding LEAF RUST 10 DISEASE-RESISTANCE LOCUS RECEPTOR-LIKE PROTEIN KINASE-like 1.2 has product MDLQNSYPFEKTFSNFIGIIIFTTLLDKILSIDPNYEACAPQNCGSQPNISFPFWIGGKQESFCGLPKLEITCDNANPVLKISDDDFVLKDAFKILSFLLIKRTLFDKSCPTPLPNFPGTSFSNSSSLENLCLFYSCTGEPPDYSITINCASNYTHVSFAVFAKHLPSCSNFSKYSCQSWVEVPLDVDNYSIKDEENVKEMLNNGFVLSLSEQKCGDCEESGGRCGFDNTEFICFCPDRPYNNKCPSVRAKPHGINWVVKTVIGIIAAILGMGLMCIVFLIYLRRNRKRYTPSSLLSRNISSDPSSVMESEKSGIYLGVHIFSYRELEEATNNFDPAKELGDGGFGTVYHGKLRDGRNVAVKRLYENNCRRVEQFMNEVEILTCLRHQNLVSLYGCTSRHSRELLLVYEYIPNGTVADHLHGNRANAGSLTWPIRMSIAKESASALTYLHASEIIHRDVKTYNILLDSNFCVKVADFGLSRLFPTDVTHVSTAPQGTPGYVDPEYHQCYQLTDKSDVYSFGVVLIELISSKPPVDITRHRHEINLSNMAINKIQNNALHELVDPSLGFETDYKVRKMITAVAELAFRCLQNEKEMRPSMEEVLEGLKAIQAMVDNVEKAEGDSLSDDVVLLKNKTLILSPDTVTVNWASRSTTPNTSG; this is encoded by the exons ATGGATCTGCAGAACTCCTACCCATTCGAGAAAACATTCTCCAATTTCATCGGCATCATCATCTTCACCACCCTCCTCGACAAAATCCTATCAATCGACCCAAATTATGAGGCCTGCGCCCCGCAGAACTGTGGTTCTCAACCAAACATAAGCTTCCCCTTTTGGATTGGTGGTAAACAAGAATCCTTCTGCGGCCTCCCCAAGCTTGAGATCACCTGCGATAATGCAAACCCAGTTCTCAAAATTTCAGATGATGATTTTGTCCTCAAAGATGCCTTCAAAATTCTATCCTTTCTGCTGATTAAACGTACCCTTTTCGACAAATCATGCCCAACTCCGCTGCCTAATTTCCCCGGGACTTCCTTTAGTAATAGCTCTTCGCTTGAAAATCTCTGCTTGTTCTATAGCTGCACCGGGGAGCCTCCTGATTACTCCATTACTATTAACTGTGCAAGCAATTATACTCATGTCTCCTTCGCGGTTTTTGCCAAGCATCTTCCATCTTGCTCGAATTTTTCGAAGTACTCATGCCAGTCTTGGGTTGAAGTACCTTTAGATGTTGATAATTATTCAATAAAAGACGAGGAGAATGTCAAGGAAATGTTGAACAACGGGTTTGTTCTCTCTTTGAGTGAACAAAAATGCGGCGATTGTGAGGAAAGTGGTGGGCGCTGTGGATTTGATAACACTGAGTTCATCTGTTTTTGTCCAGATCGACCCTATAACAATAAATGTCCCTCTG TTAGAGCTAAACCCCATGGAATAAATTGGGTAGTGAAGACCGTTATAG GCATAATTGCTGCAATCTTGGGCATGGGTTTAATGTGCATTGTCTTCTTGATCTATCTACGCCGGAATAGAAAACGCTACACTCCTTCATCCTTACTCTCTCGAAACATATCTTCTGACCCCTCGTCAGTTATGGAGTCTGAGAAGTCTGGCATCTACTTGGGAGTCCATATCTTCTCCTACCGTGAGCTTGAAGAAGCAACTAATAATTTTGACCCTGCTAAAGAACTTGGTGATGGAGGCTTTGGCACTGTATACCATG GCAAGCTCCGAGATGGACGTAATGTTGCAGTCAAGCGCTTGTATGAAAACAATTGCAGGAGAGTTGAGCAGTTCATGAATGAAGTTGAGATTCTAACTTGCTTGCGACATCAAAACCTTGTTTCTCTTTATGGCTGCACCTCTCGCCACAGCCGTGAGCTCCTACTTGTATATGAATATATTCCCAACGGAACAGTTGCCGATCATCTTCATGGCAACCGTGCAAATGCTGGCTCACTTACATGGCCTATCCGGATGAGCATTGCAAAAGAGAGTGCGAGTGCTTTGACATATCTCCATGCTTCCGAAATTATCCACAGAGATGTCAAAACCTACAATATTCTACTTGACAGTAATTTTTGTGTTAAAGTTGCAGATTTTGGGCTCTCTCGTCTCTTTCCAACCGATGTTACTCATGTTTCTACTGCTCCACAAGGGACTCCTGGTTATGTTGACCCAGAGTATCATCAATGCTACCAGCTTACAGACAAGAGTGACGTTTATAGCTTTGGAGTTGTTTTGATTGAGCTTATATCATCGAAGCCACCTGTCGACATCACTAGGCATCGGCATGAAATCAATTTATCTAACATGGCCATTAACAAGATCCAAAATAATGCATTGCACGAGCTTGTTGATCCATCTCTTGGGTTTGAGACAGACTACAAGGTAAGAAAGATGATAACAGCCGTAGCAGAGTTGGCATTTCGGTGTTTGCAAAATGAGAAGGAAATGAGACCTTCCATGGAAGAGGTGTTGGAGGGTCTAAAGGCTATTCAAGCTATGGTAGACAACGTAGAAAAAGCGGAGGGGGATAGTCTATCAGATGATGTTGTGCTGCTAAAGAATAAGACACTCATACTTTCACCAGATACCGTGACTGTAAATTGGGCTAGTAGGTCGACAACACCTAATACCAGTGGTTAG